TCATGAAAACACGAATATTTTGTGCGATATGTGGTGTGGCACGGGTAAGCGTACGCAAAAAGTTGGCAAAATGAAAAAAGGGCATCAGATGCAACGAATGAGTGGTTGTCAAAATTTACAGCCCAATTTACGTGCGCAACCTTTTGTCATTGATCCGTTTGAGATTAAAAATGTGGATGCATTAGTGGTGACGCATATTCACTCAGATCATCTGGACATCAATACAGCGGCTGCAGTGATGCAAAATACGAATGCAGATGTCCCATTTATTGGTCCTCAAGAAGTGGTCAATACGTGGAAAAAATGGGGTGTGCCTGAAGAACGTTGTATCGTCGTTAAGCCGGGTGATTCTGTTCAAGTGAAAAGTATTGAAATTCAAGTGTTGGAAGCGTTCGACCGTACGGCACTTGTGACAGCAGATCCTTCTGTTACATTGAAAGGAAAGTTACCTGTAGATATGGACGAAATCGCAGTGAACTACTTATTCAAAACGTCTGGCGGCTCACTATACCATGCGGGTGACTCACATTATTCAAATACGTTTGCGAAACACGGTAATGAACACGATGTCAATGTCGTCATCGGTGCATTTGGTGAAAATCCAAGAGGTATTACGGATAAAGTGACGTCAGTCGACATGCTGAGAATGGCGGAAAGTTTAAAAGCAGATGTTGTCATTCCAGTGCATCATGACATTTGGACGAATTTCCAAGCTGATCCGAAAGAGTTGTTATTACTATGGGAGTTTAAACGCAAAGTATTAAAGTATCAATTTAAGCCTTACATTTGGCAAGTTGGTGGTAAATTTGTATTTCCGAAAGATAAAGATGATTTAGAGTACCATTACCCACGTGGTTTTGATGATGTATTCTCTACAGATACTGATTTACCGTTCCCATCATTTTTATAAGCCATATGCATGATAGGAGGGAATCACATGCAAATATTTATGAATGGGTTTACGTGGTTTAGTAACAACATTTTATCTAAACCAGAATTTTTCATAGGCATTATTGTATTCATCGGTTACGCATTATTGAAAAAGAAACTTTATGAATGTTTTGCGGGCTTTATTAAGGCAACAGTGGGTTACATGATTTTAGCAGTAGGTGCTGGGGGATTAGTTGTAACTTTCCGGCCAATCTTGGCAGGATTAGGAGAACGTTTTGGTTTGAAAGCAGCGGTTATAGATCCGTATTTTGGATTGAATGCCGTTGACGGCGCGTTGAAATCGATTGGTTTAACAACGTCTTATACGATGCTTGCTTTATTAGTCGGTTTTATTCTTAATATTATCGTTGTATTGTTGCGTAAATATACGAAAATTAGAACCTTATTTATTACTGGACACATTATGGTACAACAAGCTTCAACGGTGACTTGGATTATTTTCTTAGCTTTTCCAGAATATCGCAACTTTGTTGGATCGATCTTAGTGGGTATTATTGTGGGGCTATATTGGGCTGTAGGTTCAAACTTAACGGTTGGTCCAACACAACGCTTGACGAATCATTCAGGGTTTGCGATTGGTCACCAACAAATGTTTGCGATTTGGTTAGTGGATAAAATTGCGCCTAAGATTGGTAATAAAGAGAAGAACTTGGACAATATTAAACTGCCGAAATGGTTGTCTATTTTCCATGATAATATCGTTGCAACAGGAACATTAATGCTCTTGTTCTTCGGTACGATTTTATTCATCCTCGGTGAAGACTTTTTACGTCACTTAGATCCTAAAAAGTTCCCAGAAACGTTATCTTTTATGACATATGTCGTTTCAAGTTCGTTATCGTTTGCAGTGTATCTGGCTATTTTAATGATGGGTGTACGAATGTTCGTTACCGAGTTAACACAGTCTTTCCAAGGTATTTCTAACAAAATTTTACCAGGTTCACTACCAGCTGTTGACTGTGCCGCATCTTATAACTTTACACCTCAAAATGCGATTTTATTTGGTTTTATTTTTGGTTCGATTGGTCAATTCTTAACGATTCTCGGTCTCTTAGTGTTCCATTCACCAGTGTTAATTATTACCGGATTCGTTCCAGTGTTCTTTGACAATGCCACAATTGCAGTGTTTGCGAATAAAGTCGGCGGAACCCGTGCAGCAATGGTTTGTTCATTTGTTTCAGGGGTCTTACAAGTGGCGATTGGTGCCGTTGCTGTAGTCATTTTCCAACTGTACAAATTTGGCGGATGGCATGGCAATATCGACTTTGAATTAATTTGGCCAGGTTTCGGTGCGTTGATGCAACATTTTGGTTTGATTGGTTACGTGGCGATTGTCATTATCTTATTAATCATTCCACAGTTGCAATATCGTCGCGCTAAAGATAAAGCAGCATATGATACAGGATTCGAATAAGATGAAGAAATGAGGGAAATATCATGTTAAAAATTTTAGCAGCTTGCGGTAATGGTATGGGAAGTTCGATGGTCATTAAGATGAAAATTGAAAAATGTTTACGCGAATTAAACGTGAGTGATTTTGTTGTTGATTATTGCAGTGTTGGTGAAGCGAAATCTCAAGCCAGTAGTTACGATGTTGTATTTGCGAGCAAACATTTGATTCACGAGTTAGAAGGGCGTACTTCTAGCAAATTGCTCGGTTTAGAAAATTTAATGGATGATCAAGAAATTAAAGAGAACTTAAAAACTGTCATTTAAAGGTGATTCATGATGTTATCGTTTAAAGAAAGCTTAATTACAGAAAAATCGGTTTTGTTAAATCAACATGCGGACTCTTGGGAAGAAGCTGTCCGTATCGCCACGCGTCCATTAGTTGAAAGTGAAGCGGTGAAACTAGAATATGTGGATGCCATTATTAAAAGTACGCATCACTATGGGCCGTATTACTTGTTAATGGAAGGGATGGCAATGCCACATGCACGTCCTGAAGATGGTGTGAACAGAAATGCCTTTTCATTAGTCACATTTGATACGCCGGTTCCATTTTCGGATGGCAAGCCTGCACAAGTGTTTGTCGTACTAGCGGCGACGTCTGCAGAAATTCATACAAGTATTGCGATACCTCAAATCGTTGCGGTTTTTGAAATTGAGAACATTATTGAAAAATTAACTTCGGCGACTTCGGTTGAAGAGGTATTCGCCATTATTGATCAAGCTGACATGAGTCAATATATATAACATT
Above is a genomic segment from Staphylococcus delphini containing:
- the ulaG gene encoding L-ascorbate 6-phosphate lactonase produces the protein MNHINEVTKEKWILSTFPEWGTWLNEEIENEVVEANTFAMWWLGCTGIWLKSHENTNILCDMWCGTGKRTQKVGKMKKGHQMQRMSGCQNLQPNLRAQPFVIDPFEIKNVDALVVTHIHSDHLDINTAAAVMQNTNADVPFIGPQEVVNTWKKWGVPEERCIVVKPGDSVQVKSIEIQVLEAFDRTALVTADPSVTLKGKLPVDMDEIAVNYLFKTSGGSLYHAGDSHYSNTFAKHGNEHDVNVVIGAFGENPRGITDKVTSVDMLRMAESLKADVVIPVHHDIWTNFQADPKELLLLWEFKRKVLKYQFKPYIWQVGGKFVFPKDKDDLEYHYPRGFDDVFSTDTDLPFPSFL
- a CDS encoding PTS ascorbate transporter subunit IIC; the protein is MQIFMNGFTWFSNNILSKPEFFIGIIVFIGYALLKKKLYECFAGFIKATVGYMILAVGAGGLVVTFRPILAGLGERFGLKAAVIDPYFGLNAVDGALKSIGLTTSYTMLALLVGFILNIIVVLLRKYTKIRTLFITGHIMVQQASTVTWIIFLAFPEYRNFVGSILVGIIVGLYWAVGSNLTVGPTQRLTNHSGFAIGHQQMFAIWLVDKIAPKIGNKEKNLDNIKLPKWLSIFHDNIVATGTLMLLFFGTILFILGEDFLRHLDPKKFPETLSFMTYVVSSSLSFAVYLAILMMGVRMFVTELTQSFQGISNKILPGSLPAVDCAASYNFTPQNAILFGFIFGSIGQFLTILGLLVFHSPVLIITGFVPVFFDNATIAVFANKVGGTRAAMVCSFVSGVLQVAIGAVAVVIFQLYKFGGWHGNIDFELIWPGFGALMQHFGLIGYVAIVIILLIIPQLQYRRAKDKAAYDTGFE
- a CDS encoding PTS sugar transporter subunit IIB: MLKILAACGNGMGSSMVIKMKIEKCLRELNVSDFVVDYCSVGEAKSQASSYDVVFASKHLIHELEGRTSSKLLGLENLMDDQEIKENLKTVI
- a CDS encoding PTS sugar transporter subunit IIA, which produces MLSFKESLITEKSVLLNQHADSWEEAVRIATRPLVESEAVKLEYVDAIIKSTHHYGPYYLLMEGMAMPHARPEDGVNRNAFSLVTFDTPVPFSDGKPAQVFVVLAATSAEIHTSIAIPQIVAVFEIENIIEKLTSATSVEEVFAIIDQADMSQYI